Proteins encoded together in one Microbacterium sp. zg-Y625 window:
- a CDS encoding phosphoglyceromutase produces the protein MSESHTLILLRHGQSEWNELNLFTGWVDVRLTEQGKAEAERGGRLMAEADVLPDILHTSVLSRAIQTANIALDSADRLWIPVKRSWRLNERHYGALQGKDKAQTLAEYGQEQFMLWRRSFDVPPPPLAADDEYSQVGDPRYVGIDGEVPATESLKLVIDRMLPYWQNDIVPDLQAGKTVLVTAHGNSLRGLVKHLEGISDEDIAQLNIPTGIPLVYRLGADMMPLEPGRYLDPEAAAAGAAAVAAQGKK, from the coding sequence ATGAGTGAGTCGCACACCCTGATCCTCCTCCGCCACGGCCAGAGCGAGTGGAACGAGCTGAACCTCTTCACCGGGTGGGTCGATGTCCGCCTGACCGAGCAGGGCAAGGCCGAGGCCGAACGCGGCGGCCGGCTGATGGCCGAGGCCGACGTGCTGCCCGACATCCTGCACACCTCGGTGCTCAGCCGCGCGATCCAGACCGCGAACATCGCCCTCGATTCCGCCGACCGGCTGTGGATTCCGGTGAAGCGGTCGTGGCGTCTGAACGAACGCCACTACGGCGCGCTGCAGGGCAAGGACAAGGCGCAGACGCTCGCCGAGTACGGCCAGGAGCAGTTCATGCTCTGGCGCCGTTCGTTCGACGTGCCGCCGCCGCCGCTGGCCGCCGACGACGAGTACAGCCAGGTCGGTGACCCGCGCTACGTCGGCATCGACGGCGAGGTGCCCGCCACCGAGTCGCTGAAGCTCGTGATCGACCGCATGCTGCCGTACTGGCAGAACGACATCGTGCCCGACCTGCAGGCCGGCAAGACGGTGCTCGTCACCGCCCACGGCAACTCGCTGCGAGGGCTCGTGAAGCACCTCGAGGGCATCAGCGACGAGGACATCGCGCAGCTGAACATCCCCACCGGCATTCCGCTGGTCTACCGCCTCGGCGCCGACATGATGCCGCTGGAGCCCGGACGCTACCTCGACCCCGAGGCCGCCGCCGCGGGAGCCGCCGCCGTGGCCGCGCAGGGCAAGAAGTAA
- a CDS encoding class I SAM-dependent methyltransferase, with protein sequence MTPSPIGQITRGTTNTNRLRRVDRWIARHPALRAASADPLVVDLGYGASGVTAFELEARLRSARADVEVLGLEIDPARVARANAQLAELRRGGTGFSPDARVSFARGGFEVPAPRAPTVVRAFNVLRQYGEEDVAAAWQRMTARLAPGGMLVEGTCDEIGRVCTWVEVGADAAPRSLTLSLRLSALQTPSIAAERLPKALIHRNIPGERVHDFLRALDTQWGQAAVVSPFGPVHRWRTALEGMVDAGWPLRTPARWRLGEVTVPWSAVAPG encoded by the coding sequence ATGACGCCCTCCCCGATAGGGCAGATCACGCGTGGCACGACCAACACCAATCGGCTGCGCCGGGTCGATCGCTGGATCGCCCGTCATCCTGCGCTCCGCGCGGCATCCGCCGATCCCCTCGTGGTCGACCTCGGATACGGCGCGAGCGGCGTGACCGCGTTCGAGCTCGAGGCGCGGCTGCGCTCCGCGCGGGCCGACGTCGAGGTGCTCGGGCTCGAGATCGATCCGGCGCGCGTCGCGCGGGCGAACGCGCAGCTGGCCGAACTGCGACGGGGCGGCACCGGCTTCTCCCCCGACGCGCGGGTGTCCTTCGCGCGCGGCGGGTTCGAAGTGCCGGCGCCGCGTGCCCCCACCGTCGTGCGGGCGTTCAACGTGCTGCGCCAGTACGGCGAAGAAGACGTTGCCGCTGCCTGGCAGCGCATGACGGCGCGGCTGGCGCCCGGCGGCATGCTCGTCGAGGGCACCTGCGACGAGATCGGGCGCGTCTGCACCTGGGTGGAGGTCGGAGCGGATGCCGCGCCGCGCTCGCTCACCCTGTCGCTGCGGCTGAGCGCGTTGCAGACACCCTCCATCGCGGCCGAGCGCCTGCCGAAGGCACTCATCCACCGCAACATCCCCGGCGAGCGCGTGCACGATTTTCTGCGCGCCCTCGACACGCAGTGGGGTCAGGCCGCGGTCGTCTCACCCTTCGGGCCGGTGCACCGGTGGCGCACCGCTCTGGAGGGCATGGTCGATGCCGGCTGGCCGCTGCGCACGCCCGCACGGTGGCGGCTGGGCGAGGTCACGGTGCCCTGGAGCGCGGTGGCACCGGGCTGA
- the ygfZ gene encoding CAF17-like 4Fe-4S cluster assembly/insertion protein YgfZ produces the protein MTDPFLSVPAAVVDDGRLLHVGTPATEQRALAAGNALAPLGDRAVLAVTGEDRLSWLDSLSSQALTGLAAGASTELLILDPHGHVEHAASVVDDGETTWLIVDRADAAGLLAWLTRMRFRLRVAPRDASDEVAVVGGTADAVARELPDAVTVWADPWPGVAAGGWGYAPADPHPGAERDWSEAIVPRPVLERLAQAAKDGQLALAGTLAADALRIAAWRPRAANEAGERTLPHEADWMRTAVHLDKGCYRGQETVAKVHNLGHPPRRLVALQLDGSDALMPEVGAAVRRDGDAVGEVTSVARHFEEGPIALAFVKRSVPVDATLTVDTDGGAVAAAQETIVPPDAGATASIPRLPRLSRRR, from the coding sequence ATGACCGACCCGTTCCTCTCGGTGCCCGCCGCCGTCGTCGACGACGGCCGGCTGCTGCACGTCGGCACCCCCGCCACCGAGCAGCGCGCTCTCGCCGCCGGCAACGCCCTCGCGCCGCTCGGTGACCGTGCCGTGCTGGCCGTGACCGGCGAAGACCGCCTGTCGTGGCTCGACTCGCTCTCGTCTCAGGCGCTCACGGGCCTTGCCGCCGGAGCGAGCACCGAGCTGCTCATCCTCGATCCCCACGGTCACGTGGAGCACGCGGCATCCGTCGTCGACGACGGCGAGACCACCTGGCTCATCGTCGACCGCGCCGACGCGGCGGGCTTGCTCGCCTGGCTCACCCGCATGCGGTTCCGCCTGCGGGTCGCCCCGCGCGACGCGTCGGACGAGGTCGCCGTCGTGGGCGGCACCGCCGACGCGGTGGCGCGCGAGCTCCCCGACGCCGTGACGGTGTGGGCGGACCCCTGGCCCGGTGTCGCCGCAGGCGGCTGGGGTTACGCGCCGGCCGATCCGCACCCGGGCGCCGAACGGGACTGGAGCGAGGCCATCGTGCCCCGCCCGGTGCTCGAGCGTCTGGCGCAGGCGGCGAAGGACGGTCAGCTGGCCCTCGCCGGCACCCTGGCCGCCGACGCCCTGCGCATCGCCGCATGGCGGCCGCGCGCCGCGAACGAGGCGGGGGAGCGCACGCTTCCCCACGAGGCGGACTGGATGCGCACCGCCGTGCACCTCGACAAGGGCTGCTACCGCGGCCAGGAGACCGTCGCCAAGGTGCACAACCTCGGTCACCCGCCCCGCCGCCTGGTCGCCCTGCAGCTCGACGGCAGCGACGCCCTCATGCCCGAGGTCGGCGCGGCCGTGCGCCGCGACGGCGACGCCGTCGGCGAGGTCACCTCGGTGGCGCGCCACTTCGAAGAGGGCCCGATCGCGCTGGCGTTCGTGAAGCGCTCGGTGCCGGTGGATGCCACGCTGACGGTCGACACCGACGGGGGCGCCGTGGCCGCCGCCCAGGAGACCATCGTGCCGCCCGACGCCGGCGCCACCGCGTCGATCCCGCGTCTGCCCCGGCTTTCGCGTCGGCGCTGA
- a CDS encoding FABP family protein, which produces MIELPTDLPADLVPLSWLLGVWEGTGVIDYETADGQRFEGEFSHRVSFSHDGGDYLNYSGQARLLTEPQTPLVAETGFWRLGRPATAADAGPGLLPATAEAQTRTVDDVEALRTPEGGFGIEVALVHADGVSELYIGQVRGPRIDIATDAVMRSASTKPYAAATRMYGLVDNHLLWAWDIAALGSPLASHASARLARVQ; this is translated from the coding sequence GTGATCGAGCTGCCGACCGACCTCCCCGCGGACCTCGTCCCGCTGTCATGGCTGCTCGGGGTCTGGGAAGGCACCGGGGTCATCGACTACGAGACCGCCGACGGGCAGCGCTTCGAGGGTGAGTTCTCGCACCGCGTGAGCTTCAGTCACGACGGCGGCGACTACCTCAACTACTCCGGCCAGGCGCGCCTGCTCACCGAGCCGCAGACGCCGCTGGTCGCCGAGACCGGCTTCTGGCGCCTGGGCCGGCCGGCCACCGCCGCCGACGCCGGGCCCGGGCTGCTGCCGGCGACAGCCGAGGCGCAGACCCGCACCGTCGACGACGTCGAGGCGCTGCGCACCCCCGAGGGCGGTTTCGGCATCGAGGTCGCCCTCGTGCATGCCGACGGCGTGAGTGAGCTCTACATCGGGCAGGTGCGCGGCCCCCGCATCGACATCGCGACGGATGCCGTGATGCGCTCGGCATCCACCAAGCCCTACGCCGCCGCGACGCGCATGTACGGGCTCGTCGACAACCACCTGCTGTGGGCGTGGGACATCGCCGCCCTCGGCTCCCCGTTGGCTTCGCACGCTTCGGCCCGCCTGGCGCGGGTGCAGTGA
- a CDS encoding response regulator transcription factor → MAQLLVLSSAPGGTPPLPALELLSHRVRQIPAEPAQLVNAPSADVIFIDARFDLVGAKSLCKILTTTGLDAPLVLVVTEGGLTAVSTDWGIDDVILVSAGPAEVDARVRLAVGRQSAEQVSTRIQTSGITIDESSYSAKVHGKPLDLTYKEFQLLHFFATHPSRVFTREQLLSEVWGYDYFGGTRTVDVHVRRLRAKLGDLEQLIGTVRNVGYRFNVYEDDEQVPTPRERSQA, encoded by the coding sequence TTGGCCCAGCTTCTCGTTCTAAGCTCCGCGCCCGGCGGCACTCCGCCGTTGCCCGCGCTCGAACTTCTGAGCCACCGCGTGCGCCAGATTCCCGCCGAGCCCGCACAGCTGGTGAATGCCCCCAGCGCCGACGTCATCTTCATCGACGCCCGCTTCGACCTCGTGGGCGCGAAGTCGCTGTGCAAGATCCTCACGACCACGGGGCTCGACGCGCCGCTCGTGCTCGTCGTGACCGAGGGCGGGCTCACTGCGGTGTCGACCGACTGGGGCATCGACGACGTCATCCTCGTCTCCGCCGGTCCCGCCGAAGTCGACGCCCGGGTGCGCCTCGCCGTCGGCCGCCAGTCGGCGGAGCAGGTCTCCACGCGCATCCAGACCTCGGGCATCACGATCGACGAGTCCTCGTACTCCGCGAAGGTCCACGGCAAGCCGCTGGACCTCACGTACAAGGAGTTCCAGCTGCTGCACTTCTTCGCCACGCACCCCTCGCGGGTGTTCACGCGCGAGCAGCTGCTCAGCGAGGTCTGGGGCTACGACTACTTCGGCGGCACCCGCACCGTCGATGTGCACGTGCGGCGCCTGCGCGCCAAGCTCGGCGACCTCGAGCAGCTCATCGGCACGGTGCGCAACGTGGGGTACCGCTTCAACGTGTACGAGGACGACGAGCAGGTCCCGACGCCCCGCGAACGATCGCAGGCCTGA
- a CDS encoding RNA degradosome polyphosphate kinase has protein sequence MIHTEALDAGLGDADDDDFDQAVETYDSRLPENRYLDRELSWLAFNRRVLELAEDPALPVLERANFLAIFASNLDEFFMVRVAGLKRRIVTGLAVPTNVGRSPQDVLGDISAEAHALQLRHADAWTTLVRPALSEVGIDIVTWHDLSDEERTLLYEYFQGQVFPVLMPLAVDPAHPFPYISGLSLNLAIRIRNARTGRQEFARLKVPPMLPRFVPVRSDGETVRYIPLEDLIAHNLKDLFPGMEILDHHAFRLTRNEDVVIEEDETENLIQALEAELLRRRFGPPIRLEVGDDMDDLTLDLLINELGITQQEVYRLPGPLDLRGLFDLARIDRPELHYPPHVPTTAPAFQPIEQNGRTDLFAAIRKGDVLVHHPYESFTTSVQAFLEQAAKDPYVLAIKQTLYRTSGDSPIVKALIDAAEAGKQVLVLVEVKARFDEAANIVWARKLEKAGVHVVYGLVGLKTHCKLLHVIRQEDGALRSYSHIGTGNYNPKTSRLYEDFGLFTIDEQVGRDLTRLFNELSGYAIEKKFKRLLVAPLHLRKGLLRLIDAERRNALEGKPASVRIKVNSMVDEQIIDALYRASQAGVKVDVWVRGICSLKVGLDGVSENITVRSILGRYLEHSRIFAFEGGGDPQVFIGSADMMHRNLDRRVEALVRVTQPAHIKELIDLFDLAMSERTSSWHLGPEGEWTRHHLDAKGKPLADLQDKTMAAVQRRRRVRAVR, from the coding sequence ATGATCCACACCGAAGCACTCGACGCCGGTCTGGGCGACGCCGACGACGACGACTTCGACCAGGCCGTCGAGACGTACGATTCACGACTGCCGGAGAACCGGTACCTCGACCGCGAGCTCAGCTGGCTGGCGTTCAACCGCCGCGTGCTGGAGCTCGCGGAGGACCCCGCGCTGCCGGTTCTCGAGCGCGCGAACTTCCTGGCGATCTTCGCCAGCAACCTCGACGAGTTCTTCATGGTGCGCGTCGCCGGCCTCAAGCGCCGCATCGTCACCGGGCTGGCCGTGCCCACCAACGTGGGCCGCTCCCCGCAGGACGTGCTCGGCGACATCTCGGCCGAGGCGCACGCGCTGCAGCTGCGTCACGCCGACGCGTGGACGACGCTCGTGCGTCCGGCGCTGTCCGAAGTCGGCATCGACATCGTGACGTGGCACGACCTCAGCGACGAGGAGCGGACGCTCCTGTACGAGTACTTCCAGGGGCAGGTCTTCCCCGTGCTCATGCCGCTGGCCGTGGACCCGGCCCACCCCTTCCCGTACATCTCGGGGCTGTCGCTGAACCTCGCCATCCGCATCCGCAACGCCCGCACGGGTCGCCAGGAGTTCGCGCGCCTGAAGGTGCCGCCCATGCTCCCCCGCTTCGTGCCGGTGCGCAGCGACGGCGAGACGGTGCGCTACATCCCGCTCGAAGACCTCATCGCCCACAACCTCAAGGATCTCTTCCCGGGCATGGAGATCCTCGACCATCACGCCTTCCGCCTCACCCGCAATGAGGACGTGGTCATCGAGGAGGACGAGACCGAGAACCTCATCCAGGCGCTCGAGGCCGAGCTGCTGCGCCGGCGGTTCGGGCCGCCGATCCGCCTCGAAGTCGGCGACGACATGGACGACCTGACGCTGGACCTGCTCATCAACGAGCTCGGCATCACCCAGCAGGAGGTCTACCGCCTCCCCGGCCCGCTCGACCTGCGGGGCCTGTTCGACCTCGCCCGCATCGACCGGCCGGAGCTGCACTACCCGCCCCACGTGCCCACCACGGCACCGGCCTTCCAGCCGATCGAGCAGAACGGCCGCACCGACCTGTTCGCCGCGATCCGCAAGGGCGACGTGCTGGTGCACCACCCGTACGAGTCGTTCACCACCAGCGTGCAGGCGTTCCTCGAGCAGGCGGCCAAGGACCCGTACGTGCTCGCCATCAAGCAGACCCTCTACCGCACGTCGGGCGACAGCCCCATCGTGAAGGCACTCATCGACGCAGCCGAGGCGGGCAAGCAGGTGCTGGTGCTCGTCGAGGTGAAGGCCCGCTTCGACGAGGCCGCCAACATCGTCTGGGCGCGCAAGCTCGAGAAAGCCGGCGTGCACGTCGTCTATGGCCTCGTGGGGCTGAAGACGCACTGCAAGCTGCTGCACGTGATCCGTCAGGAAGACGGGGCGCTGCGCAGCTACAGCCACATCGGCACCGGCAACTACAACCCCAAGACCAGCCGCCTCTACGAGGACTTCGGGCTGTTCACGATCGACGAGCAGGTGGGCCGAGACCTCACCCGCCTGTTCAACGAGCTGAGCGGCTACGCGATCGAGAAGAAGTTCAAGCGCCTTCTCGTTGCGCCGCTGCACCTGCGCAAGGGTCTGCTGCGACTCATCGACGCCGAGCGGCGCAACGCCCTGGAGGGCAAGCCCGCGTCGGTGCGCATCAAGGTCAACTCGATGGTCGACGAGCAGATCATCGACGCGCTGTACCGCGCCAGCCAGGCAGGCGTGAAGGTCGACGTGTGGGTGCGCGGCATCTGCTCGCTCAAGGTGGGACTCGACGGTGTCAGCGAGAACATCACCGTGCGCAGCATCCTCGGTCGGTACCTCGAGCACTCCCGCATCTTCGCCTTCGAGGGCGGCGGTGACCCGCAGGTGTTCATCGGCAGCGCCGACATGATGCACCGCAACCTCGACCGGCGCGTCGAGGCCCTGGTGCGGGTGACCCAGCCCGCCCACATCAAGGAGCTCATCGACCTGTTCGACCTCGCGATGAGCGAGCGCACCAGCTCGTGGCACCTCGGGCCCGAGGGCGAATGGACCCGGCACCACCTCGACGCGAAGGGCAAGCCGCTGGCGGACCTGCAGGACAAGACCATGGCGGCAGTGCAGCGGCGTCGGCGCGTGCGGGCGGTGCGATGA
- a CDS encoding NUDIX hydrolase, translated as MTDLAVYAAGGVVWRVVDGKLRVLLIHRTRYRDVTLPKGKVDPGETLAETAVREIHEETGIRVSLGVALGVSRYRLPSKKQKIVHYWSAQATEAAIRASTFVPNKEIAALEWVSLKKARARLSYPVDIEILDGFARFVDDGVLETFPLIVLRHAKAVSRDEWKKADAKRPLSTKGTRQAAALVGPLSSFGVRRIVTSPAERCTATVAPLAAALERRVELTPLISQDAWEEGRSDARTVVGERVRARKAAVLCSHGPVLPEILTEIALATGTMRGSYLGSASALEVAAFSVVHLSATNPGSGIVAIETHVPNPSR; from the coding sequence ATGACCGACCTCGCCGTCTACGCGGCGGGCGGCGTCGTCTGGCGCGTCGTCGACGGCAAGCTGCGCGTGCTGCTGATCCACCGCACGCGATACCGCGACGTCACCCTCCCGAAGGGCAAGGTCGACCCCGGCGAGACGCTGGCCGAGACAGCGGTGCGCGAGATCCATGAGGAGACCGGCATCCGAGTCTCCCTGGGCGTCGCCCTGGGCGTGTCTCGGTACCGGCTGCCCAGCAAGAAGCAGAAGATCGTGCACTACTGGTCGGCGCAGGCGACCGAGGCCGCGATCCGCGCGTCGACGTTCGTGCCGAACAAGGAGATCGCGGCGCTCGAGTGGGTGAGCCTCAAGAAGGCGCGCGCGCGGCTGAGCTACCCCGTCGACATCGAGATCCTCGACGGCTTCGCGCGGTTCGTCGACGACGGGGTGCTGGAGACGTTCCCCCTCATCGTGCTGCGTCACGCCAAGGCGGTGTCGCGGGACGAGTGGAAGAAGGCCGACGCCAAGCGGCCGCTGTCGACCAAGGGCACGCGGCAGGCGGCGGCCCTGGTGGGCCCGCTGTCGTCGTTCGGGGTGCGGCGCATCGTCACCAGCCCCGCGGAGCGGTGCACGGCCACGGTGGCGCCACTGGCGGCCGCGCTCGAGCGGCGCGTGGAGCTGACCCCGCTGATCAGTCAGGATGCCTGGGAAGAGGGCCGCTCCGACGCGCGCACCGTGGTGGGCGAGCGGGTGCGGGCGCGCAAGGCCGCGGTGCTGTGCAGTCACGGTCCGGTGCTGCCGGAGATCCTCACCGAGATCGCGCTGGCGACGGGGACGATGCGGGGCTCGTACCTGGGAAGCGCGTCGGCGCTGGAGGTCGCGGCCTTCTCGGTCGTGCACCTGTCCGCGACGAACCCGGGTTCCGGCATCGTGGCGATCGAGACGCACGTCCCGAACCCCTCCCGGTAG
- the pstS gene encoding phosphate ABC transporter substrate-binding protein PstS, with protein sequence MKLPRFARIGALTAVAALTLTGCAVNERNLPPSDSDLSGTIAGAGASSQEVAVQAWTAGFQTANPDVEVTYDSAGSGAGRESFQAGAVAFAGSDRPFTTEELEGTFAGCTDGSDILQLPTYISPIAIVFNVEGVDALDLDATTLAGLFSGKITNWSDPAIAALNPDVTLPDVPVTVVHRADDSGTTENFTDYLHQAAPAVWTWEPDGVWPDTDGANEAGQGTSGIISSVTAGNGTIGYADASRASEEGLSTAAIKVGDEFVEYSPDAAAAAVDVSPFEEGRPDGDLAIALDRTTDAAGVYPIVLISYMIACADYVNVPAAPIVKGFLEYIASPEGQDAAAASAGNAPISDALRDQINAAIDLIVTE encoded by the coding sequence GTGAAGCTCCCCCGTTTCGCCCGGATCGGCGCGCTGACCGCCGTGGCCGCACTCACCCTCACCGGCTGCGCGGTCAACGAACGCAACCTCCCACCCAGCGACAGCGATCTGTCCGGCACGATCGCCGGCGCCGGCGCATCGTCGCAGGAGGTCGCCGTCCAGGCCTGGACCGCGGGGTTCCAGACCGCCAACCCCGACGTCGAGGTCACCTACGACTCCGCGGGCTCCGGCGCCGGCCGCGAATCGTTCCAGGCAGGCGCCGTCGCGTTCGCCGGATCCGACCGCCCCTTCACCACCGAAGAGCTCGAGGGCACCTTCGCCGGCTGCACCGACGGTTCCGACATCCTGCAGCTGCCGACCTACATCTCCCCCATCGCCATCGTCTTCAACGTCGAAGGCGTCGACGCCCTCGACCTGGATGCCACGACCCTCGCGGGCCTGTTCTCCGGCAAGATCACGAACTGGAGCGACCCGGCCATCGCCGCGCTCAACCCCGACGTCACGCTTCCCGACGTTCCCGTGACCGTCGTGCACCGCGCCGACGACTCCGGCACGACCGAGAACTTCACCGACTACCTCCACCAGGCCGCCCCGGCCGTCTGGACCTGGGAGCCCGACGGCGTCTGGCCCGACACCGACGGCGCGAACGAAGCGGGTCAGGGAACCTCGGGCATCATCTCCTCGGTCACCGCCGGCAACGGCACCATCGGATACGCCGACGCCTCCCGCGCCAGCGAGGAAGGCCTGTCGACCGCCGCGATCAAGGTCGGCGACGAGTTCGTCGAGTACTCCCCCGACGCGGCCGCCGCCGCTGTCGACGTCTCCCCGTTCGAGGAGGGCCGCCCCGACGGCGACCTCGCCATCGCCCTCGACCGGACGACGGATGCCGCCGGGGTCTACCCCATCGTGCTGATCAGCTACATGATCGCGTGCGCCGACTACGTGAACGTCCCGGCCGCCCCGATCGTCAAGGGCTTCCTGGAGTACATCGCGAGCCCCGAGGGGCAGGATGCCGCTGCCGCCAGCGCCGGCAACGCGCCCATCTCGGACGCGCTGCGCGACCAGATCAACGCCGCCATCGACCTCATCGTCACCGAGTGA
- the pstC gene encoding phosphate ABC transporter permease subunit PstC has product MTTTTAPADPATTRKPPQRAGDRWFSGTALFAGSMILATLAAVAIFLIVQSIPGMTATSENASLLQTNFWDYVWPLAFGTIWASFLALVIAVPLSVSVALFISHYAPRRLAAALGYIVDLLAAVPSVVYGLWGILVLAPTVQPVYDWLVTNAGWFPLFAGPVSQTGRTIFTAAIVLAVMIVPIITAICREIFLQTPRLHEEAALALGATRWEMIRMAVFPFGRSGIVSASMLGLGRALGETMAVAMVLSATGVVTFRLFTPSNPSTIPANIALTFPESYGTNVNVLIATGLILFVVTFAVNALARWVVNRRKEFSGAN; this is encoded by the coding sequence ATGACCACCACCACCGCCCCGGCCGACCCGGCCACGACCCGCAAGCCTCCGCAGCGCGCGGGCGACCGCTGGTTCTCGGGCACCGCGCTCTTCGCCGGATCGATGATCCTCGCGACGCTGGCCGCCGTCGCGATCTTCCTCATCGTGCAGTCGATCCCCGGCATGACGGCCACCAGCGAGAATGCCTCGCTGCTGCAGACCAACTTCTGGGACTATGTGTGGCCGCTCGCGTTCGGCACCATCTGGGCGTCGTTCCTGGCGCTGGTCATCGCGGTGCCGCTGTCTGTGTCGGTGGCCCTCTTCATCTCGCACTACGCCCCCCGCCGCCTCGCCGCGGCCCTCGGCTACATCGTCGACCTGCTCGCCGCCGTGCCGTCGGTCGTCTATGGCCTTTGGGGCATCCTCGTGCTCGCCCCCACGGTGCAGCCGGTATACGACTGGCTCGTCACCAACGCGGGCTGGTTCCCCCTCTTCGCCGGCCCCGTCTCGCAGACCGGACGCACCATCTTCACCGCCGCGATCGTGCTCGCCGTCATGATCGTTCCGATCATCACCGCGATCTGCCGCGAGATCTTCCTGCAGACCCCGCGTCTGCATGAAGAGGCCGCCCTCGCGCTGGGCGCCACCCGCTGGGAGATGATCCGCATGGCCGTCTTCCCCTTCGGCCGCTCCGGCATCGTCTCGGCATCCATGCTCGGGCTCGGCCGTGCGCTCGGCGAGACCATGGCCGTCGCCATGGTCCTCTCGGCCACCGGCGTGGTGACCTTCCGCCTGTTCACCCCGTCGAACCCCAGCACCATCCCCGCCAACATCGCCCTCACCTTCCCCGAGTCGTACGGCACCAACGTCAACGTGCTCATCGCGACCGGCCTGATCCTCTTCGTGGTCACGTTCGCCGTCAACGCGCTGGCGCGGTGGGTCGTCAACCGTCGCAAGGAATTCTCGGGGGCCAACTGA
- the pstA gene encoding phosphate ABC transporter permease PstA yields the protein MTVTTSPAPSATPSPASAPAALRLTSGRLPRWAPWAMLAASAAGVALLFAVIAIAGDSDFNIAGWAVVTALVYLALSTTISTVIEGPRKGMDRLVTGVVTAAFLVAMVPLVSVAITVISNGVAGLSAEFFTHSMRNVVGEGGGALHAIVGTLLITLAAAAISIPIGLFTAIYLIEYGAGKRLARGITFLVDVMTGIPSIVAGLFAFALFALFFGPGVRMGIMGAVALSVLMIPVVVRSTEEMLRLVPNELREAAYALGVPKWLTIVKVVLPTSIAGITTGIMLSISRVIGETAPLLITAGMATSMNYNLFDGRMASLPVFVYTQYMNQGIPGSAYVDRAWAGALVLIVAVMALNLIARLIARVFAPKMSR from the coding sequence ATGACCGTCACCACCTCTCCCGCTCCCTCCGCGACGCCCTCCCCGGCGTCGGCACCCGCCGCGCTGCGGCTGACCAGCGGGCGCCTGCCGCGCTGGGCGCCGTGGGCGATGCTCGCCGCATCCGCCGCCGGCGTCGCCCTGCTGTTCGCCGTCATCGCAATCGCGGGCGACTCCGACTTCAACATCGCCGGCTGGGCCGTCGTCACGGCCCTGGTCTACCTCGCACTCAGCACCACGATCTCGACGGTCATCGAGGGTCCCCGAAAGGGCATGGACCGCCTGGTCACCGGTGTGGTGACGGCGGCGTTCCTCGTCGCGATGGTGCCGCTGGTGTCGGTGGCCATCACCGTGATCTCCAACGGCGTCGCGGGACTGTCGGCGGAGTTCTTCACGCACTCGATGCGCAACGTCGTCGGCGAGGGCGGCGGCGCGCTGCACGCCATCGTGGGCACGCTGCTGATCACCCTCGCCGCGGCGGCCATCTCGATCCCGATCGGCCTGTTCACGGCGATCTACCTCATCGAGTACGGCGCCGGAAAGCGTCTCGCCCGGGGCATCACGTTCCTCGTCGACGTGATGACCGGCATCCCCTCGATCGTCGCCGGCCTGTTCGCATTCGCCCTGTTCGCGCTGTTCTTCGGCCCGGGCGTGCGGATGGGGATCATGGGAGCGGTGGCGCTGTCGGTGCTGATGATCCCGGTCGTCGTCCGCTCCACCGAGGAGATGCTGCGCCTCGTCCCCAACGAGCTGCGCGAGGCGGCCTACGCGCTGGGCGTGCCGAAGTGGCTGACCATCGTCAAGGTGGTGCTCCCCACCTCCATCGCCGGCATCACGACCGGCATCATGCTGTCGATCTCGCGCGTGATCGGCGAGACCGCACCGCTGCTGATCACCGCCGGCATGGCGACGTCGATGAACTACAACCTCTTCGACGGCCGCATGGCGTCGCTGCCGGTGTTCGTCTACACGCAGTACATGAACCAGGGCATCCCGGGCTCCGCGTACGTCGACCGCGCCTGGGCCGGCGCCCTCGTGCTGATCGTCGCCGTGATGGCGCTGAACCTCATCGCGCGGCTCATCGCGCGGGTGTTCGCCCCCAAGATGAGCCGCTGA